Proteins encoded by one window of Filimonas effusa:
- a CDS encoding FtsX-like permease family protein: protein MELLFAWRYFRSKKSTNAINIIAWISVLAIAVGTAALIVVLSVFNGFEDLVRGMYSDFYSDIKISPATGKFFKMDTVQLKAIRHTAGVKDISCVVEEKSMLMNGDAQSIVTLKGVDEFYPAVNRLQEHVTRGSYNLGSTSHPLLVAGAGIENAVAVDPESNLSTLTIYLPDRSAANFSAEEGMRSFDVNIAGAFMIQQEFDNKYAFTNLPFVQYMLDLGPNEYSSVELAVTSEQQLQRVKQQLKQTLGKNFVVRTRLEQNQSLFTVMQVEKWVIYGILSLILVVAAFNMIGALTMLVLEKQKDIAVLKAIGANDQTIQKIFLGEGLVLATVGGVAGMLLAFIICIVQLKFKLVKLEGGTFIIDYYPVKMLGWDFLLVTITVLFVTILAAWIPSRKAAAQLFILKS, encoded by the coding sequence TTGGAACTGCTATTCGCATGGCGTTATTTCAGGTCTAAGAAATCAACGAATGCCATTAATATCATTGCCTGGATAAGCGTGCTGGCTATCGCCGTAGGTACGGCTGCCCTTATTGTGGTATTGAGTGTATTTAATGGTTTTGAAGACCTGGTGCGCGGCATGTATAGCGATTTCTATTCCGATATCAAGATCTCGCCTGCCACAGGCAAGTTCTTTAAAATGGATACGGTTCAACTGAAAGCCATCAGGCATACCGCCGGGGTGAAGGACATTAGCTGCGTGGTAGAAGAAAAGTCCATGCTCATGAATGGCGACGCCCAGTCTATTGTTACGCTGAAAGGGGTCGACGAGTTCTATCCCGCTGTGAACCGCCTGCAGGAGCATGTTACCCGTGGCAGCTATAACCTGGGCTCAACATCGCACCCGCTGCTGGTAGCCGGCGCCGGCATTGAAAACGCCGTAGCCGTAGATCCTGAATCTAACTTGTCAACACTCACCATTTACCTGCCCGACCGCAGCGCCGCCAACTTCTCCGCAGAAGAAGGCATGCGCTCTTTCGATGTAAATATTGCCGGGGCCTTCATGATCCAGCAGGAATTCGACAATAAATACGCTTTCACCAACCTCCCCTTTGTGCAGTATATGCTCGATCTGGGACCCAATGAATACAGCAGCGTAGAACTGGCCGTAACCAGCGAACAACAGTTGCAGCGCGTAAAGCAGCAACTGAAACAAACCCTGGGGAAAAACTTTGTAGTACGCACCCGGCTCGAACAGAACCAGAGCCTTTTCACCGTTATGCAGGTCGAAAAATGGGTCATATATGGCATCCTTTCCCTGATCCTGGTGGTAGCTGCGTTTAATATGATAGGAGCGCTTACCATGCTGGTGCTCGAAAAGCAGAAAGATATCGCAGTGCTCAAGGCTATCGGCGCAAACGATCAAACCATCCAGAAGATCTTCCTGGGCGAAGGGCTGGTACTGGCCACCGTAGGAGGCGTAGCCGGTATGCTGCTCGCTTTTATCATTTGTATCGTACAACTGAAATTCAAGCTGGTAAAACTCGAAGGCGGCACCTTTATCATCGATTACTACCCGGTAAAGATGCTTGGCTGGGACTTTCTGCTGGTGACCATTACAGTGCTTTTTGTAACCATACTCGCCGCCTGGATTCCATCGCGCAAAGCCGCCGCACAGCTGTTCATCCTCAAAAGCTAA
- the rbfA gene encoding 30S ribosome-binding factor RbfA translates to MEEGKRQRQVAGVLQEELNDIFRRFGLNMMNGGMVSISSVKVTPDLLEARIYISLFQVKDMEAALKKIDDRAWEIKKELGNRVKNQLRRIPVLHFYLDDTLEHVFKMEDLFKNINEQDEAIRKSQDNEENTGN, encoded by the coding sequence ATGGAGGAAGGAAAACGTCAGAGACAGGTGGCAGGTGTGCTGCAGGAAGAATTGAATGATATCTTCAGGCGCTTTGGGCTTAATATGATGAATGGGGGCATGGTCTCGATCTCCTCTGTGAAAGTAACGCCAGACTTGCTGGAAGCCAGGATTTATATCAGCCTGTTCCAGGTAAAAGATATGGAAGCGGCCCTGAAAAAGATCGATGACCGCGCATGGGAGATCAAAAAAGAACTCGGCAACAGGGTGAAAAACCAGCTGCGCCGTATACCGGTATTACATTTTTACCTCGATGATACCCTGGAGCATGTATTTAAAATGGAAGACCTGTTCAAAAATATCAATGAACAGGATGAAGCCATCCGCAAAAGCCAGGATAACGAAGAAAATACCGGAAACTGA
- a CDS encoding ABC transporter ATP-binding protein: MKRFERIFKYIGVYKGKLVWYVICTILGTLFGIFSIAMLSPFLSLIIGDPGKADATKQAIESNAATHYVSDFLNGVIQEHGKIYALAVICLFIIVATLLKNLFIYLSNLISAPIRSAITTKLRNDLYEKILVLPVGYFTDQKKGDIISRMTNDVAEIESSVVSTMEGLIKDPLTILGYLICMVVLSPMLSLFLLVLLPVTGFVIGRISRTLKRQSQDAAEKLGGALSIMDETLGGIRVVKAFLAEKLLRGRFEKVNHDIFLIRNKMNSRRDLASPLTEVLGVAVLAIILYAGGILAIKYNSFPGNDLMAYIAFFAIIINPAKNLSTAFFNIQRGAAAIERVEELLQAPVIVEDKGILPLDFQQSIEFRNVSFGYGEHTILKNINLVIPKGKTVALVGSSGAGKSTLADLVPRFHDISSGQLLIDGTDIREYSLNALRSQISIVTQEPILFNDSIAQNISLGKPAASKEEIVQAAKIANALHFIEQKEEGFDTNIGDRGSKLSGGEKQRLTIARAVLKNPPILILDEATSSLDTESERLVQDAINNMMQNRTSLVIAHRLSTIRHADEIIVLQKGEIAERGTHADLLAQGGIYSRLIALQEVK, translated from the coding sequence ATGAAACGTTTTGAGCGGATATTTAAATATATAGGGGTTTATAAGGGTAAACTGGTATGGTATGTTATCTGCACCATCCTGGGCACACTTTTCGGTATTTTCTCGATTGCGATGTTATCGCCGTTCCTGTCGCTGATCATAGGGGACCCTGGTAAAGCGGACGCCACCAAACAGGCGATCGAGTCAAATGCGGCCACCCATTATGTATCCGATTTCTTAAATGGCGTGATCCAGGAACATGGAAAAATATACGCGCTGGCAGTTATCTGCCTGTTCATTATAGTGGCCACACTGCTGAAGAATCTCTTCATTTACCTTTCCAACCTTATTTCTGCACCTATCCGAAGCGCTATCACTACCAAGCTGCGGAACGATCTGTATGAAAAGATACTGGTGCTGCCTGTGGGTTATTTTACCGACCAGAAGAAAGGTGATATCATTTCGCGGATGACCAATGACGTTGCGGAAATAGAAAGTTCGGTTGTAAGCACCATGGAAGGCCTTATCAAGGACCCGCTGACAATACTGGGTTACCTGATATGCATGGTGGTGTTAAGTCCCATGTTATCGCTGTTTTTGCTGGTGTTGCTGCCGGTTACGGGGTTCGTTATCGGCCGTATCAGCCGTACGCTCAAGCGCCAGTCGCAGGATGCTGCGGAAAAGCTGGGAGGCGCCCTTTCTATCATGGATGAAACGCTTGGCGGCATAAGAGTAGTGAAAGCCTTTCTGGCGGAGAAGTTGTTACGCGGCCGTTTCGAGAAAGTGAACCACGATATTTTTCTTATCCGCAATAAAATGAACTCCCGCCGCGACCTGGCTTCGCCGCTTACCGAGGTATTGGGCGTAGCGGTACTTGCCATTATCTTATATGCCGGCGGTATCCTTGCCATTAAATACAACAGTTTTCCGGGTAATGACCTGATGGCCTATATCGCGTTCTTCGCCATTATAATCAACCCTGCCAAGAACCTGTCGACCGCTTTCTTTAATATACAACGCGGAGCAGCGGCCATAGAGCGGGTAGAAGAACTGCTGCAGGCACCTGTTATAGTGGAAGACAAGGGCATTTTACCGCTTGATTTCCAGCAAAGCATCGAATTCCGCAATGTTAGCTTTGGCTATGGTGAACATACGATCCTGAAGAATATCAACCTGGTTATTCCCAAAGGGAAAACAGTGGCACTGGTTGGCAGCAGTGGCGCCGGTAAGAGTACGCTGGCCGACCTGGTTCCGCGTTTTCATGATATCAGCTCCGGCCAGTTGCTGATCGACGGAACCGATATCCGTGAATACAGTCTGAATGCTTTAAGGAGCCAGATCAGTATTGTAACACAGGAGCCTATCCTGTTCAACGATAGTATAGCCCAGAATATATCGCTGGGTAAGCCAGCGGCCAGCAAGGAGGAAATTGTTCAGGCGGCGAAAATTGCCAATGCCCTTCATTTCATTGAACAGAAAGAAGAAGGTTTTGATACCAATATCGGCGACAGGGGAAGTAAACTCAGTGGCGGAGAGAAACAACGTCTTACCATTGCCCGGGCGGTATTGAAGAATCCCCCCATTCTTATCCTGGACGAAGCTACGTCTTCACTGGATACAGAAAGTGAAAGACTGGTACAGGATGCCATCAATAATATGATGCAAAACCGTACTTCGCTGGTGATAGCTCACCGTTTAAGTACGATCCGCCACGCCGATGAGATCATCGTATTACAAAAGGGAGAGATAGCCGAACGCGGCACACATGCCGATCTGCTGGCCCAGGGCGGCATTTACAGCCGTTTGATAGCCTTACAGGAAGTAAAATAA
- a CDS encoding PKD domain-containing protein: MIKQFIIISVILVAGISRVCGQQLSNSGQDFWVAYGHHQFFEAGNTNGQEMVLYLSTDDKPANVTVSINGTSWKKTYKVPANSALATDYMPKSGVSDARLYTPPVSFGGTGSEGIFNRGIHIESDVPIVAYAHIFGLQSSGATMLLPVETWGFNYTSLNFTQRFNTDCFSWLHVIAAHDNTRIEITTTVPTRGGRTAGEKFNVVLNKGQVYQMLGSGTSVPVGSGYDVSGSTIKVVPNDEGKCFPVAAFSGSSRTQMSMGNCTPLGGDNFIQQLFPAQAWGKRYLTAPFSLSQDATVSMPCYYRVLVEDPATEVRINGALLPGLTPGRYYQFASSSADYITANKPIMVAQYMPSTGCNGSVVGDEEMIYLSPVEQAIKKVVFFRTTNTKIEVNYLTLIIPTQGLLSLRIDGSATYDHSYPHPALPGYSVVVKRWKAAQAQVKVESDSAFTAVTYGQGGTESYGYNAGTLMNNLRGKGEVKNQYSEAPGASSYTCRNTPFFPSVFISIKPTVLRWAFSEGGAMSPATDVVEVSPEPVDSQRVNNLWYYQYTLKQPVAYTDTGNKILPVYYTHPSLESCNHTEVVNIPVVVKPAVKAGFSYSNSPAAQTYTGCRLDTLYFTPLTPASRYRWSFSAAIADTLWQEAPKKLYAAAGNYQVRMQGIMPDGCVADTTIAIQVYPAPVADFSLSASAVCEQSQVSASSAASYGGPASFQSYYWSSGDGRVIDNNNKAPGIRYDHHGIYMVKHVARISETCISDTVTHVVQVYARPVAAFSFPGGCLDASGEVRFTNTSSVADAQPMTYLWNFGDAGSGAANSSTLQHPVHRYTDYKEYTLVLKATTSEGCVHDTTVKASFALRPIMNFDAIPGICGNRTDVLIDKARVTNGVPGSGFYKGPGTGSDGHFNAKQAGAGTQRVWYIYETSGDCKDSISQTIAVLPQPKAGFTVTQEGVCEGVAHTFTDASEESGAVITAHNWLFGDGTVAWETSPVKQYLRPGTYSVRLVVTDASGCISDTTQKTVVLYPKPVVDAGPVRVGKEGTTVTLAGSINDVTAALRWTPATGLSSDAILHPVALVEKDITYTLTATSLYNCQSFDTTSVKVSRLLEIPNVFSPNGDGINDTWMIKNITDYSRVIVQVFNRYGVRVWESAGAGRSWDGNYNQKILPAGTYYYVINLNNGSKPLTGSVTIIR, encoded by the coding sequence ATGATAAAACAGTTTATAATAATCTCAGTAATACTGGTAGCGGGTATAAGCCGTGTGTGCGGGCAGCAGCTAAGTAACAGCGGCCAGGATTTTTGGGTGGCTTATGGGCATCACCAGTTTTTTGAAGCAGGTAATACCAATGGCCAGGAAATGGTATTGTATCTGAGTACCGACGACAAGCCTGCGAATGTGACTGTGAGTATTAACGGCACCAGCTGGAAGAAAACCTATAAAGTGCCTGCCAATTCGGCTTTAGCAACCGATTATATGCCTAAAAGCGGCGTGTCGGACGCCCGGCTGTACACTCCTCCCGTTTCTTTTGGAGGCACCGGGAGTGAGGGCATCTTTAACCGTGGCATTCATATAGAAAGTGATGTGCCTATTGTTGCCTATGCGCATATTTTTGGACTCCAAAGCTCGGGCGCTACTATGTTATTGCCTGTAGAAACCTGGGGATTCAATTATACGTCGCTCAACTTTACGCAACGTTTTAATACCGATTGTTTTTCTTGGTTGCATGTAATAGCGGCGCATGATAACACCAGGATAGAGATTACGACAACTGTGCCTACACGTGGTGGCAGAACGGCGGGTGAAAAATTTAATGTGGTGCTTAACAAGGGACAGGTGTACCAGATGCTGGGCTCCGGAACAAGTGTGCCGGTGGGAAGCGGATATGACGTAAGTGGTTCTACGATAAAAGTAGTGCCTAACGACGAGGGGAAATGTTTTCCTGTGGCAGCTTTCAGCGGCAGCAGCCGCACCCAAATGAGCATGGGAAACTGCACGCCGCTGGGTGGAGATAATTTTATTCAGCAACTGTTTCCTGCACAGGCCTGGGGCAAGAGATACCTGACAGCTCCGTTTTCATTGAGCCAGGATGCTACTGTTTCAATGCCCTGTTATTACCGCGTTCTGGTAGAAGATCCTGCTACTGAAGTAAGGATCAACGGCGCTTTGTTACCCGGCCTTACGCCGGGGCGTTATTACCAATTTGCCAGCAGCAGTGCTGATTATATTACAGCCAACAAGCCTATTATGGTAGCGCAGTATATGCCTTCGACCGGCTGCAACGGGAGCGTTGTAGGTGATGAAGAAATGATTTATTTAAGCCCGGTGGAACAGGCTATAAAGAAGGTGGTGTTCTTCCGTACTACCAATACTAAAATAGAGGTGAACTATCTTACGCTTATTATCCCAACCCAGGGCTTGTTGTCGTTGCGTATAGATGGCAGCGCAACTTACGATCATAGTTACCCCCACCCGGCGCTTCCAGGGTATTCGGTTGTAGTGAAACGATGGAAAGCGGCACAGGCGCAGGTGAAAGTAGAAAGCGATTCGGCTTTTACTGCTGTCACCTACGGGCAGGGAGGCACTGAATCGTATGGATATAATGCAGGAACCCTGATGAATAACCTGCGTGGCAAGGGGGAGGTGAAGAATCAATATAGCGAAGCGCCAGGTGCCAGCAGTTATACCTGTCGTAATACGCCCTTTTTTCCGTCGGTATTTATATCCATCAAACCTACTGTCCTGCGCTGGGCGTTTAGCGAAGGTGGGGCTATGTCACCTGCCACTGATGTGGTGGAAGTTTCGCCTGAACCTGTGGATTCGCAGCGGGTGAACAATCTCTGGTATTACCAATACACTTTAAAACAGCCTGTTGCCTATACCGATACCGGCAATAAGATTCTGCCGGTGTATTACACCCATCCTTCGCTGGAGAGCTGTAATCATACCGAAGTAGTGAATATTCCCGTGGTGGTAAAGCCTGCTGTAAAAGCCGGGTTCTCTTACTCCAATAGTCCTGCTGCACAAACTTATACCGGTTGCCGGCTCGATACGTTGTACTTTACACCTTTAACGCCGGCTAGCCGTTACCGCTGGAGTTTTTCTGCTGCCATTGCCGATACTTTATGGCAGGAGGCGCCAAAGAAACTATATGCTGCTGCCGGCAACTACCAGGTGCGTATGCAGGGTATTATGCCCGATGGCTGTGTGGCGGATACTACCATAGCTATCCAGGTTTACCCGGCCCCTGTGGCTGACTTCTCTTTATCTGCTTCTGCTGTTTGTGAGCAGTCGCAGGTGTCTGCTTCCAGTGCGGCTTCGTATGGTGGTCCTGCCAGTTTCCAGTCGTACTACTGGTCATCAGGCGATGGCAGGGTTATAGATAACAACAATAAGGCTCCCGGTATACGTTATGATCATCATGGTATTTATATGGTGAAGCATGTTGCCCGGATCAGTGAAACGTGTATCAGCGATACTGTTACTCATGTGGTACAGGTATATGCCCGGCCTGTTGCGGCATTTAGTTTTCCCGGCGGCTGTTTGGATGCAAGTGGTGAGGTAAGGTTTACGAATACCAGCAGTGTGGCCGATGCGCAGCCAATGACGTATCTCTGGAATTTTGGTGATGCGGGTTCGGGGGCTGCTAACAGCTCTACGTTACAACACCCCGTTCACCGTTATACAGATTACAAAGAATATACCCTTGTACTGAAGGCTACTACCAGTGAAGGATGTGTACATGACACCACTGTCAAGGCCAGTTTTGCGCTCAGGCCCATTATGAACTTTGATGCTATCCCCGGTATATGCGGCAACAGAACTGATGTATTGATAGATAAAGCGCGTGTAACGAACGGTGTGCCTGGCTCAGGTTTTTATAAGGGCCCCGGAACGGGTAGTGATGGTCATTTTAATGCAAAGCAGGCGGGTGCGGGAACGCAACGTGTCTGGTATATTTATGAAACCAGCGGAGACTGTAAGGATTCCATTTCCCAAACGATTGCGGTGCTACCTCAACCGAAGGCCGGGTTTACCGTTACGCAGGAAGGTGTGTGCGAAGGTGTTGCACATACATTTACCGATGCCAGTGAAGAAAGTGGTGCCGTTATTACTGCTCATAACTGGCTATTTGGTGATGGAACAGTGGCGTGGGAGACCAGCCCTGTAAAACAATATCTGCGTCCCGGAACCTATAGTGTGCGGCTTGTTGTAACGGATGCATCGGGATGTATTTCGGATACCACGCAAAAGACAGTGGTATTGTATCCGAAACCGGTTGTAGATGCGGGACCGGTTCGTGTAGGTAAGGAGGGTACTACTGTTACACTTGCCGGAAGTATAAATGATGTTACGGCTGCTTTACGCTGGACGCCGGCAACGGGGTTAAGCAGTGATGCCATATTACATCCTGTGGCCCTGGTAGAGAAGGATATTACTTATACGCTTACGGCTACCTCGCTGTATAACTGCCAGTCGTTTGACACCACCAGTGTAAAGGTGTCGCGGCTTCTGGAGATACCCAATGTTTTTTCTCCTAATGGTGATGGCATCAACGATACGTGGATGATAAAAAATATCACGGACTACAGCAGGGTAATAGTTCAGGTATTTAACAGGTATGGTGTCAGGGTATGGGAATCGGCGGGAGCGGGGCGTTCCTGGGATGGTAATTATAACCAGAAGATCCTGCCTGCTGGAACGTATTATTATGTGATTAATCTGAATAACGGCTCTAAACCTTTAACGGGCTCAGTTACTATCATCAGGTGA